A single window of uncultured Methanospirillum sp. DNA harbors:
- a CDS encoding cysteine-rich small domain-containing protein: MRYYLANNTLIVRGAFRACSTGDSGGIRNVTSLLTHPVHPPNSPDNEQVIRNAALRNGLSPAAAFGLLIPAQFTQHAVYRFDQVTVFITAGKTRGSAGHEKHDTADPQIEGAIRIICTISGDLTDGDLLTALTAVNEAEVQAVAGDDRISGLDRRGIIIGAERDATARGEDHNVDGKIRETVRYGIADVIEHISKGPDHSDVWPSFHIHSTIGGDRWIEWQKKGCPYYPCHFKGQRCDLCYCPLYPCEDETLGEWTIGSRGRVWSCVPCTLNHQPSVVHHLRRNPEATSSELKALLLHYPHE; encoded by the coding sequence ATGAGGTATTACCTCGCTAACAATACCCTTATTGTAAGGGGTGCATTCCGGGCCTGCAGTACCGGGGATAGCGGGGGCATCAGAAATGTCACATCTCTTCTGACCCATCCGGTTCACCCACCCAATTCTCCTGATAATGAGCAGGTGATCAGGAATGCTGCACTTCGCAACGGCCTATCACCTGCAGCAGCCTTCGGTCTACTCATCCCGGCACAGTTCACACAACACGCAGTCTACAGATTCGATCAGGTGACGGTGTTCATCACCGCCGGAAAAACCAGAGGTTCCGCCGGGCATGAGAAACATGATACAGCAGATCCCCAGATAGAAGGCGCCATCAGGATCATCTGCACTATCAGTGGAGACCTGACCGATGGTGATCTCCTCACAGCACTGACAGCAGTAAACGAAGCAGAGGTACAGGCAGTTGCAGGTGATGACAGGATATCAGGCCTCGATCGGAGAGGGATCATAATCGGCGCAGAAAGGGACGCCACAGCCCGGGGTGAGGATCACAACGTGGATGGGAAAATCCGCGAGACCGTTCGATACGGGATTGCAGATGTCATAGAACATATTTCAAAGGGCCCTGACCATTCCGATGTCTGGCCGTCATTTCATATTCACTCCACCATCGGGGGGGACCGATGGATAGAATGGCAGAAGAAGGGTTGTCCCTACTACCCTTGTCACTTCAAAGGACAACGGTGTGATCTCTGTTACTGCCCGCTCTATCCCTGCGAAGACGAAACCCTTGGTGAATGGACAATTGGATCCCGCGGACGGGTATGGAGCTGCGTCCCATGTACACTCAATCACCAGCCATCAGTGGTACATCATCTGCGACGCAACCCGGAAGCAACCAGTTCGGAACTGAAAGCACTTCTTCTACATTATCCACACGAATAG
- the nrdD gene encoding anaerobic ribonucleoside-triphosphate reductase → MIWSEQQRKIAALYSSKDDIPIAERRYKCHSCHLVVDETPCPACGERNMEIMCPLDTCDCAHEISSTIEYCPLCGEAVCPECGSHDVVQISRVTGYLQDVSGWNAGKQQELKDRQRYSVV, encoded by the coding sequence ATGATATGGAGTGAGCAGCAGCGGAAGATCGCAGCACTGTACTCATCAAAAGATGATATACCAATTGCAGAACGGCGATATAAATGTCATTCCTGCCATCTTGTTGTGGATGAGACACCATGCCCGGCATGCGGCGAACGGAACATGGAGATCATGTGCCCGCTTGACACCTGTGATTGTGCTCATGAGATATCCTCAACGATCGAGTACTGTCCGCTCTGTGGCGAGGCGGTCTGTCCTGAATGCGGCTCGCATGATGTGGTGCAGATCAGCAGGGTAACCGGATACCTGCAGGATGTATCCGGCTGGAACGCGGGAAAACAGCAGGAACTCAAAGACAGACAACGCTACTCAGTTGTATGA
- the pyrF gene encoding orotidine-5'-phosphate decarboxylase, with protein MTDLILALDPTNRADALRIASAASPHIDAIKIGYPLILAEGLGIAKDLADFGLPLIADFKVADIPNTNQLIAEQVFAAGFSGIICHGFTGSDSVEACVTVAHVQGGECYVVAEMSHPGGAEFFQGGTAERIARMVIETGADGIIAPATRPERTRILREIIGTRKILSPGVGAQGGDPHAIAGMVDGIIVGRAIYEADDPAAAAAEYAGIRTARS; from the coding sequence ATGACTGATCTCATCCTAGCGTTGGACCCGACAAACAGGGCAGATGCACTACGGATCGCTTCAGCGGCATCACCGCACATTGATGCAATAAAGATAGGGTACCCCCTCATCCTTGCCGAAGGGCTTGGCATTGCAAAAGACCTCGCTGACTTCGGGCTTCCGCTCATTGCTGACTTCAAGGTTGCAGATATTCCCAATACCAACCAGCTCATCGCAGAGCAGGTCTTCGCTGCGGGATTCTCAGGGATCATATGCCACGGGTTCACGGGTTCTGACTCGGTTGAAGCTTGTGTAACCGTTGCACATGTTCAGGGGGGCGAGTGCTATGTGGTAGCCGAGATGAGCCATCCCGGCGGCGCCGAGTTCTTCCAGGGAGGCACAGCAGAGCGGATCGCCAGGATGGTCATCGAAACCGGAGCAGACGGAATAATCGCACCGGCAACCCGACCGGAGAGAACACGAATTCTGCGTGAGATCATCGGAACACGGAAGATCCTTTCACCGGGGGTCGGAGCCCAGGGTGGAGATCCGCATGCGATAGCCGGGATGGTAGACGGCATCATTGTTGGCAGGGCGATCTACGAGGCTGATGACCCGGCAGCAGCAGCTGCAGAATATGCCGGAATTCGGACAGCCCGGAGTTGA
- a CDS encoding deoxyhypusine synthase, with amino-acid sequence MDCDIPVRQAHLRPGMSVNDLVTVMGQAGAYNGGAFSRAVSIYTSMLTDTKTTRFLGFAGAMVPAGMGGIVSDLLRDGKIDALVSTGANLTHDVIEAIGCHHFKGTERCNDVDLRHEEINRIYDVYLPNDAFISFEEFMQGVYGDLEDGSTISISDLLAHIGSKLETGILATAAKHKIPVFCPAIQDSMIGLQYWLFRQGRKVTVDAFADMTKIIDLCFESERAGALFIGGGVPKNFILQSMLMTPKGFTYAIQLTGDRPDLGGLSGATLDEARSWGKVEEDAETVTVYGDATITFPLLVATALERIS; translated from the coding sequence ATGGACTGCGATATTCCGGTCAGACAGGCTCATCTCAGGCCGGGAATGAGTGTCAACGATCTGGTTACGGTGATGGGGCAGGCGGGTGCGTATAACGGAGGCGCCTTCTCGCGGGCGGTCTCCATCTACACATCCATGCTGACCGATACCAAAACAACCCGGTTCCTCGGATTTGCAGGGGCAATGGTTCCTGCAGGGATGGGAGGGATCGTGAGCGATCTTCTCCGGGATGGAAAGATAGACGCTCTGGTCTCAACCGGGGCAAACCTCACTCATGACGTGATAGAGGCTATCGGCTGCCATCACTTCAAGGGAACCGAGCGCTGCAACGATGTGGATCTCAGACACGAGGAGATAAACCGAATATATGATGTCTACCTCCCGAATGATGCATTCATCTCTTTTGAAGAGTTTATGCAGGGAGTCTACGGCGATCTGGAAGATGGGAGTACTATCTCTATCAGTGATCTCCTTGCCCATATCGGCTCAAAACTTGAGACAGGTATCCTAGCAACCGCAGCAAAGCACAAGATTCCGGTATTCTGTCCTGCCATTCAGGACTCGATGATCGGTCTGCAGTACTGGCTCTTCCGCCAGGGAAGAAAGGTCACGGTGGATGCCTTTGCTGATATGACAAAGATCATCGATCTCTGTTTTGAGTCCGAGAGGGCCGGTGCCCTCTTCATTGGGGGAGGAGTCCCGAAGAACTTCATCCTTCAGAGCATGCTGATGACCCCGAAGGGTTTTACGTACGCGATTCAACTGACCGGTGACCGTCCTGATCTCGGAGGACTTTCGGGAGCAACCCTTGATGAAGCGCGATCATGGGGTAAGGTGGAAGAGGATGCAGAGACCGTTACTGTATACGGCGACGCCACCATCACCTTCCCACTCCTTGTTGCAACAGCCCTGGAGAGAATTTCATGA
- a CDS encoding 2-hydroxymuconate tautomerase, with product MPAVQITMAEGRTQEQKRAVAKRVTDVLVEELGVAPDAITVYIYELGRDQIAKSGVFLSETT from the coding sequence ATGCCGGCTGTTCAGATTACCATGGCTGAAGGAAGAACACAGGAACAGAAGAGAGCCGTTGCAAAGCGGGTTACTGACGTACTTGTCGAGGAACTTGGTGTGGCTCCTGATGCGATCACCGTGTACATCTACGAACTCGGACGTGACCAGATCGCAAAATCAGGAGTATTCCTTTCAGAAACCACATAA
- a CDS encoding tRNA(Ile)(2)-agmatinylcytidine synthase, whose protein sequence is MLSKKEFWIGLDDTDSAEGMCTTWLGARLIRDLRAVGFLVKEARLIRLNPTIPFRTRGNAAIAIRASGDPDVAFAHACTLVHAYADFRCEKTHPGVVVADEQLPPDFYFKAVTSICTISEVEELLTKHARVWKGFKLGRGLIGAAAAIASVLPDHTWEFLAYRDESRWTTPREVDPESLFTSEAVTTPHTWDTVDWIQNSVVCVPHSSDPVLYGIRGDSPFAVARAASCIRSESYPWGQIWLTNQGTDAHLVTGTIGSLEEGSSYRVNGTVLKQPVTGTGGHVSLVIGDEGAELTCMAFEPTKTFRQQIRLLIPGDQIIAVGSYLNSTLNLEKFCLCSSERDERRTAPYCKTCHKQMTSAGTGKGYKCRKCGEKAHEPEIVTHRREILPGWYEVPPSARRHLARPLIRRKEGPANIFFTG, encoded by the coding sequence GTGCTGAGCAAAAAAGAATTCTGGATCGGTCTTGACGACACCGATTCAGCAGAGGGGATGTGCACAACCTGGCTTGGAGCCAGGCTCATCAGAGATCTTCGTGCAGTAGGGTTTTTAGTAAAAGAAGCACGCCTCATCAGGTTGAACCCGACAATCCCATTCCGGACACGGGGGAATGCTGCAATCGCCATCAGGGCCTCTGGAGATCCGGATGTGGCATTTGCACATGCCTGTACTCTCGTCCACGCCTATGCAGACTTCAGGTGTGAAAAGACACACCCCGGTGTGGTAGTAGCAGATGAGCAATTACCCCCGGATTTTTATTTTAAGGCAGTCACTTCTATCTGCACCATCTCTGAAGTTGAGGAACTACTCACAAAACATGCCAGGGTATGGAAGGGGTTTAAACTCGGCCGGGGACTCATCGGAGCTGCAGCTGCAATCGCCTCTGTTCTTCCGGACCACACCTGGGAGTTTCTGGCGTACCGGGACGAGTCACGATGGACAACTCCCCGTGAGGTCGATCCTGAAAGTCTCTTCACTTCAGAAGCGGTGACGACCCCGCATACATGGGACACCGTTGACTGGATACAGAACTCTGTCGTCTGTGTACCGCATTCTTCTGACCCGGTCCTCTATGGAATAAGGGGAGATTCACCATTCGCCGTAGCACGTGCAGCATCATGCATCAGATCAGAGTCATACCCATGGGGGCAGATCTGGCTCACAAACCAGGGAACCGATGCACATCTGGTCACCGGAACGATCGGATCATTGGAAGAAGGATCCTCATACCGGGTGAATGGAACGGTTCTGAAACAGCCGGTCACCGGGACCGGGGGGCATGTCAGTCTGGTCATCGGGGATGAGGGAGCAGAACTCACCTGTATGGCATTTGAACCCACAAAAACATTCAGACAGCAGATCAGACTCCTCATTCCGGGAGATCAGATCATCGCAGTCGGATCATACCTGAACAGCACACTAAACCTTGAGAAATTCTGTCTCTGTTCCAGTGAGAGAGATGAACGCAGGACTGCACCGTACTGCAAGACCTGTCATAAACAGATGACCAGCGCTGGAACAGGGAAGGGGTACAAATGCAGAAAGTGCGGAGAAAAAGCCCATGAACCAGAAATAGTGACACACAGACGGGAGATCCTCCCCGGCTGGTACGAGGTTCCACCATCAGCCCGCAGACACCTTGCACGACCCCTCATCAGAAGAAAAGAAGGGCCTGCTAACATTTTTTTCACCGGATGA
- a CDS encoding DUF2079 domain-containing protein, with translation MKTSSVNVTRFDIIFLLCLGIYILFFSWYSILKMNTFQMNHDLGIFSQALWSTAFEGRFFFNSLENSINNGVTSHFGVHTSPILAVLLPLYTILPETQTLLVVQTILLGLGAVPIYITAKKYIGESGAVVLSLVYFLYPALHGVTLTDFHEIAFLPFLLGFFAYACIFKRNIAILILGLVCLMIKEDVAVIILFASLYGIYLFRNQDQNSFRTYLTLLIVSAIWVIIAFFVIMPAFSPMHELVSTTFISQYYQVSADSNFDLIPRIVYLIEIFIPLLFLPLLSPEILVISIPPFAEIFLSQSGFFNIGAQYSSLLIVPLFFATIFSLQKIQKKVAGNTHHLFEILLLALLVSSIISCCLYSPAVTINPILEASEDMHADSEWFIKGVSQIPGNASVSTQANLVPFFSERMYLYEDQINNADYVVFLTKFVNSKSYVDRVQEISRSYKCIYRENGLYIFKRSSLS, from the coding sequence ATGAAAACGTCATCAGTCAATGTAACAAGATTTGACATTATCTTCCTATTGTGCCTGGGAATCTATATTCTGTTCTTCTCCTGGTACTCAATACTCAAGATGAACACCTTTCAGATGAATCATGACCTGGGGATATTCAGCCAGGCCCTCTGGTCAACAGCATTTGAAGGGAGGTTCTTCTTCAACTCACTTGAAAACTCGATCAACAACGGAGTGACATCCCATTTCGGTGTGCATACCTCTCCGATACTTGCAGTTCTCCTCCCCCTTTACACAATACTTCCAGAAACACAGACACTGCTGGTTGTCCAGACTATCCTTCTCGGTCTTGGTGCAGTGCCGATTTATATCACTGCAAAAAAATACATCGGAGAGTCGGGGGCTGTTGTACTCTCGCTTGTATATTTCCTGTACCCGGCCCTGCACGGAGTGACCCTGACTGATTTTCATGAGATCGCATTTCTGCCGTTTCTTCTGGGTTTTTTTGCCTATGCATGTATATTCAAAAGAAACATCGCAATCCTGATTCTGGGACTGGTATGCCTCATGATAAAGGAGGATGTTGCAGTGATCATCCTCTTTGCGTCATTATACGGGATTTATCTATTCAGGAATCAGGACCAGAATAGTTTCCGCACATATCTTACCCTGCTTATCGTATCCGCGATCTGGGTTATCATTGCATTTTTTGTGATAATGCCGGCGTTCAGCCCGATGCACGAACTGGTCTCTACAACATTTATTTCACAATACTATCAGGTTAGTGCAGATTCCAATTTTGACCTGATTCCCAGGATCGTGTATCTTATAGAAATATTCATACCCCTCTTGTTCCTGCCATTATTATCACCAGAAATCCTGGTGATCTCGATCCCTCCATTCGCTGAAATCTTTCTATCGCAATCAGGGTTTTTCAACATCGGGGCACAATACTCATCCTTACTCATCGTGCCACTTTTCTTTGCAACCATCTTCTCACTTCAAAAGATTCAGAAAAAAGTCGCAGGAAATACACATCATCTCTTTGAGATCCTTCTCCTCGCTCTCCTTGTTAGCAGTATCATCTCATGCTGTCTCTACTCCCCGGCAGTAACCATCAACCCGATTCTTGAGGCGTCAGAGGATATGCATGCAGATTCAGAATGGTTCATAAAAGGAGTCTCGCAGATACCGGGTAACGCTTCAGTGTCCACCCAGGCAAACCTGGTGCCATTCTTTTCAGAAAGAATGTACCTGTATGAAGATCAGATCAATAACGCAGATTACGTGGTTTTTTTAACAAAATTCGTAAACTCAAAGTCATACGTGGATCGGGTTCAGGAGATTTCCCGCTCATACAAATGCATTTACAGAGAAAACGGACTATATATTTTCAAACGAAGTAGTCTCTCGTAA
- a CDS encoding transcriptional regulator: MSQDRLLQNVISVMMMAGYDVSELFAMRPKSFDLIANNGTQIVVLKVISHIDSISEDNARDLDQISRNLGGTPLVVGERARDAELERGAVYVRYGISAINYATLHDFFVDGSPPLIYASPGGLYVNISGEKLRELREVSNLSLGDLGQMLGVSRRTVAKYEAGMGTTIDIAIRIEETFDSGVVEPIDLLSYSPHIPHDFSLPEEDIPIQPFIEEMGMHLQMMNRAPFQALIRYEDHTILTGYGRSQKLSKRAGIIGNISQVTRSHAMCIMTDDQRKRRIGKTLMLGEEDLLSMEEADDLLNLILN; the protein is encoded by the coding sequence ATGTCACAGGACCGTCTGCTCCAGAATGTCATCAGCGTGATGATGATGGCTGGCTATGATGTATCAGAACTCTTTGCAATGCGGCCGAAGAGTTTTGACCTCATCGCCAATAATGGCACTCAGATAGTTGTCCTGAAAGTAATTTCACATATAGACAGTATCAGCGAAGATAACGCACGTGATCTGGATCAGATCTCACGAAATCTCGGCGGCACTCCGCTTGTCGTCGGAGAACGGGCACGTGACGCTGAACTGGAACGTGGAGCGGTATATGTCAGGTACGGCATATCTGCGATAAATTATGCCACCCTCCATGATTTCTTTGTTGACGGCTCGCCCCCTCTAATCTACGCCTCACCCGGTGGTCTCTATGTCAACATCAGCGGCGAAAAACTGCGTGAGCTGCGTGAGGTAAGCAACCTCTCACTCGGCGATCTCGGCCAGATGCTCGGAGTTTCCCGCCGGACCGTGGCAAAGTACGAGGCCGGGATGGGCACAACGATCGATATCGCCATCAGGATCGAAGAGACCTTTGACAGCGGAGTTGTCGAGCCGATCGATCTGCTGAGTTATTCACCTCATATTCCTCACGATTTCTCTCTCCCTGAAGAAGACATCCCTATCCAGCCGTTTATAGAGGAGATGGGGATGCACCTGCAGATGATGAACCGTGCGCCCTTCCAGGCCCTGATCAGGTATGAGGATCATACAATTCTCACCGGCTATGGCAGATCCCAGAAATTATCAAAAAGGGCCGGAATTATCGGCAATATCTCACAGGTAACCCGCTCCCATGCCATGTGCATCATGACTGACGATCAGCGCAAGCGCAGAATCGGCAAGACCCTGATGCTTGGCGAGGAGGACCTTCTCTCAATGGAAGAGGCGGATGATCTCCTCAATCTCATTCTGAACTGA
- the thsA gene encoding thermosome subunit alpha: protein MSTQLGGQPILILKEGSSRTRGRDAQGMNIAAAKAVANAVRTTLGPKGMDKMLVDSIGDVVITNDGVTILKEMDIEHPAAKMMVEVAKTQDDEVGDGTTTAVVIAGELLKRSEDLLEQDVHPTVIAHGYRMAAEKAQELLKGFAIDVKPKDVKILKKIAETAMTGKGAEASKDSLCDLIVKAVTMVAETDGTVDTENIKIEKKVGGSIEDSEIVLGMVIDKERVHPGMPSSITKAKIMLLNAAIEFKKTEVDAEINITSPDQLQAFLDEEERMIKSITDKVIKSGAKVVFCQKGIDDIAQHYLSKAGILAVRRVKKSDMEKLARATGAAIVSSIDAISDSELGFAGIVEERKISGEEMIFVEECKNPKAVSIIIRGGTEHVVAELERAFEDAIRVVGVVLEDKKCVAGGGAPETELSLRLREYAATVGGRAQLAIEAFASALEIIPRTLAENAGLDPIDMLVELRAAHEKGQKTVGLNVFEAKPSDMQKEGVVEPLRVKTQAIASAAEAAIMILRIDDIIASAKSAGPAMPPGGMDEMGGMGGMGGMGGMGM, encoded by the coding sequence ATGTCTACACAGCTTGGAGGACAACCAATTCTTATTCTTAAAGAAGGCAGTTCACGCACCCGCGGGCGAGATGCCCAGGGAATGAACATCGCCGCCGCAAAGGCGGTTGCCAACGCAGTCAGGACAACTCTTGGACCAAAGGGTATGGACAAGATGCTCGTGGACAGCATCGGTGATGTCGTTATCACAAACGATGGTGTCACGATCCTCAAAGAGATGGACATCGAGCACCCGGCTGCAAAGATGATGGTCGAAGTTGCCAAGACCCAGGATGATGAGGTCGGCGACGGTACCACCACCGCAGTCGTAATTGCAGGTGAACTGCTCAAGCGCTCTGAAGATCTTCTGGAGCAGGATGTTCACCCAACCGTTATCGCTCACGGATACCGGATGGCAGCAGAGAAAGCGCAGGAACTTCTCAAAGGCTTTGCAATTGATGTCAAGCCAAAGGATGTAAAGATCCTCAAGAAGATTGCCGAGACTGCAATGACCGGAAAGGGTGCAGAAGCCTCAAAGGACAGCCTCTGTGATCTTATTGTCAAGGCAGTCACCATGGTCGCAGAGACCGATGGAACTGTTGACACCGAAAATATCAAGATCGAGAAGAAAGTCGGCGGGTCAATCGAAGACTCCGAGATCGTTCTCGGAATGGTCATTGACAAGGAGCGTGTCCACCCAGGTATGCCAAGCAGCATCACCAAGGCAAAGATTATGCTCCTGAACGCGGCAATCGAGTTCAAGAAGACCGAGGTTGACGCCGAGATCAACATCACCAGCCCTGACCAACTCCAGGCATTCCTCGATGAGGAAGAGCGGATGATCAAGAGCATCACCGACAAGGTGATCAAGAGCGGTGCAAAGGTCGTCTTCTGCCAGAAGGGTATCGACGACATCGCACAGCACTACCTCTCAAAGGCAGGCATCCTTGCAGTCCGCCGTGTCAAGAAGAGTGACATGGAGAAACTTGCACGTGCAACCGGAGCAGCAATCGTCTCCAGCATCGATGCAATTTCAGACTCCGAACTCGGGTTTGCAGGAATTGTTGAAGAGCGCAAGATCTCAGGCGAAGAGATGATCTTTGTCGAGGAGTGCAAGAACCCCAAGGCAGTCTCTATCATCATCCGCGGTGGAACCGAGCACGTCGTTGCAGAACTTGAGCGTGCCTTCGAGGATGCAATCCGCGTAGTCGGCGTTGTCCTCGAGGACAAGAAGTGTGTAGCCGGTGGAGGAGCACCTGAAACCGAACTTTCACTCCGTCTCCGTGAGTACGCAGCAACCGTCGGTGGCCGTGCACAACTCGCAATCGAAGCATTTGCATCAGCACTCGAGATCATCCCCCGCACTCTTGCAGAGAACGCAGGTCTTGATCCGATCGACATGCTGGTCGAGCTTCGTGCAGCACATGAGAAGGGTCAGAAGACCGTCGGTCTCAATGTCTTCGAGGCAAAGCCCTCAGACATGCAGAAGGAAGGAGTTGTCGAACCGCTGCGTGTCAAGACCCAGGCAATTGCCAGTGCTGCAGAAGCAGCAATTATGATCCTGAGAATTGACGACATCATCGCCTCTGCAAAGTCAGCAGGCCCGGCCATGCCACCAGGCGGCATGGATGAGATGGGCGGCATGGGCGGTATGGGTGGAATGGGCGGCATGGGGATGTAA
- a CDS encoding chemotaxis protein CheW, with protein MAVDILEFNLGGESYAMDIQIAREIVEMLPITPIPRAPGHVTGLLNLRGEITTIINIHHLLGIKPAKEREEQNIMVLVPDAFENTSVGMIVDEVHSVLTVEDKDIDTNVKGVNAELADYVHGIIKLSQDDGTRTETEEADVESKKRLIIWIDVRKILIETIESSGTRQE; from the coding sequence ATGGCTGTCGATATTCTAGAGTTCAATCTGGGGGGAGAATCATATGCCATGGATATACAGATTGCACGTGAGATCGTGGAGATGCTCCCCATAACTCCAATCCCACGAGCTCCCGGCCATGTCACAGGTCTTCTGAATCTGCGTGGTGAGATCACAACAATAATTAATATTCACCATCTTCTGGGAATAAAACCTGCAAAAGAGCGGGAAGAACAGAACATTATGGTGCTGGTCCCTGACGCATTTGAGAATACAAGTGTCGGGATGATTGTTGACGAGGTCCACAGTGTCCTTACCGTTGAGGATAAAGACATCGATACCAATGTGAAAGGCGTGAATGCAGAGCTCGCGGATTATGTTCATGGTATCATCAAACTCTCTCAGGATGACGGGACCAGGACCGAGACTGAAGAGGCTGATGTAGAGAGTAAGAAACGTCTGATCATCTGGATCGATGTCAGGAAGATCCTGATAGAGACGATCGAGAGTTCAGGAACTCGGCAAGAATAA